A window from Gopherus flavomarginatus isolate rGopFla2 chromosome 4, rGopFla2.mat.asm, whole genome shotgun sequence encodes these proteins:
- the LOC127049470 gene encoding dnaJ homolog subfamily C member 15-like, giving the protein MEGAGAPSENLRYAEYARVPGGGRQSEPNMDKGLARSMMAVGLGVAAVAFEGRYTFQVWKPLEQVFTETAKKIATASFSSYYKGGFEQKISRREASLILGISPSADNTKIKTANRIIMILNHPDKGGSPYLATKINEAKDLLESSSKN; this is encoded by the coding sequence ATGGAAGGTGCCGGGGCACCCTCGGAGAACCTGCGCTACGCTGAGTACGCGAGGGTCCCCGGCGGCGGCCGGCAGAGTGAGCCCAACATGGACAAGGGGCTGGCCAGATCTATGATGGCAGTTGGCCTGGGTGTTGCAGCTGTTGCATTTGAAGGTCGTTATACGTTTCAGGTCTGGAAACCACTGGAACAAGTATTCACAGAAACAGCAAAGAAGATTGCAACCGCTAGTTTTTCATCCTACTATAAAGGAGGATTTGAACAGAAAATCAGTAGACGAGAAGCCAGTCTTATTTTAGGCATAAGTCCATCTGCTGACAACACCAAGATTAAAACAGCTAATAGGATAATCATGATTTTGAATCACCCTGATAAAGGTGGATCTCCCTACTTAGCAACAAAAATAAACGAAGCAAAAGATTTGCTAGAATCCAGCTCCAAAAATTAA